The stretch of DNA TGGAGTAGGGATAAATGCCTTCATGTCTATAAGCCTGTATACGAAAGAAACCAATCTTTTTAAAAACAGTGATGCTTCACTGTCCTCATCGGTTTCCACAAGAGGTATCGATCCAAATAAATCAAACAAATCTTCATAATACACAGTATAATGGCTTTTTTCTTTTTTACATTTTAATTCTTCTAGCGGTTCACCTTCTAAAATAATATTTGGAGTAATGGGAGAATAAATAAATTTTATTTCTGTCTCTTTGAAATATGGGTTAAACCCTTCATCTACCCTCCCATCTTCTTCGCTTATAGCTTTCGATAACTGATTGTACATCCTCAACAGAAGGTTTTTAAAGTTTTTCCCATCGTAAAAATAGGCTTCATCAGGTAGTGGGTTTATAACCTTTTCTATCTCATATTTTTCATACGAAGGGTCTGGTTGTTCTGTTGGTTTCGAAGGCTCTTCCTTTTTATCTGTAAAGATAGAATCAGAAGTTTTTTCTGTCTCTTTAGCGATTTCTATCAAATCTTTCTTTTTCATGCCGTGCATTTCAAAGATCAAAAAAGGGTCTTTGTCTATCTCATCGGCTATAATATAGTAAACGGCTGCCAAATGTTTACAAGGATTTGCCCAATCAGGACATGAACAATGCGCATCTATCTCATTCCAACTTTGTGGGAACAACTTTATTCCCATATTATTGGTGATATCTAAAAGTTCTTCGGGAAGATTCCCACCAATTAACATAGCAGAAAGGTCTAATCTTTCATTTAGTACCTTTTTGATTTTTTCTTTCTCTTCTTTCGTAAAAGAAGGTAAAGCTATCTTTTCCCTGTACGGATTTGGCCTCGTACCTTGAACCCTTGCTGATATTACAGAGTTTTTTTGAATTTTAATCTCCAAAACCGCTCCTTTTTTTGCGTAATTTCTACCGCGAGGCAATCTGTTAGTGTCTCTGTCGATATTTTTCAAGGCCTCTACCCATTTTTTACCCCACCAGCTTTTTCCAAAAACGTATTTTCCTCCCATTTTTGCTTTTTCTACCTTCCTTCGTAATTACTTTTTAAGAAGGGATTTTGGAGGTTCCTCTTCAAAATCCCTTAGTTTAGTATAGATTATGATAAATAATATTTAGGATTAGTTGGAATAAAATTAAATTTCTCAGGTGCATTTTTATGCACCAAGAGTCTGATCAACTTTCCATGGAAATCGCATTCTACCAAATTATGAGAAGAATCGTAGATATGACTTTCTATCGTCTGAACTTCGAATCCTTCATCTTTAATGACTATTTCTTCAGGTCTAAAGCATAACTTGTAATTACCATCCTCTTTATTCACTTTTAATTTATTTAATACGTTGCCATCTTTGACTTCAACGTCTATTGTGTTCAATCCTAATCTGGAAGTAAGTTCCATAACTTTTAAGTTTGATGGGTTCTGGTAAACATCGAAGGTTTCTCCAAATTGCAGAAGTTCTCCATCATCCAGTATAGCAAGGTAATCACTTACTGACAAAGCATCTTCGGGATCACTGAAAACCGCAATCGTTGTTTTATCTAACTCTTTTATAAATCTTTTGAGCAAAGCTCTCATTTCTACGTGGAGCTTTCTATCCAACTGACTCAGCGGTTCATCAAGGAGCAACAACCTACAATCGTGTAATTTCTCTCTCCCAAAGGCGATCAACTGCTTCATGCCTTCGGGCAATTCATCAGGCTTTAATTCTAAATAATTTGGTAAACCATCTAACTCTTCTGCAGCTTTTATCGCTATCTTATACACTTCTTTTTTCTTTTCTCCACCAATGTACAAAGGAAAGCCCAAATTCAATTTCGTATCTAAATGTGGAAAAATTGCATAGTTTTGAAAGACAAAGCCAACTTTCCTGTCTCTTGGAGAATACTTTTCTATCCTTTCGTCTTCAAAGATAATTGCTCCAGACTCAGTTTTATTCAAACCTGCAAGTGTTCTTAATAGTACCGTCTTACCTGAACCTGAAGGTCCTAAAATAGATAAAACTTCTCCACCAGGTAATTCAAAAGAGATATTTTTTAGCCTGAATTCACCAACGTGAGAACTTAGATTTTCTACCTTTAAAGAAACATCATTGGTTACTTCAACCATTATTTTTCACCTCCTTTGCCAGATAATAGAGCAAAGATTGAGGTTACTTTTTCACTGAAATTATATCATATTTAACTTAGGATTAATTATAATATTTATGATTTTAGAAATTTTGATTTTATAAGAGTAACAGTGTTAATCCATTCCTCCGGCTCTGAGAACGAATTGCAATATAACCCCATTTGATAAAGTGTCATTCATAACTTGACTTTTGCTTAATACTACAATACAATATAAATAAAAATAATGAGTGTGAGATTATCAAATATAGTTTTTTGGAGGAAAATATGGAAAATAACGGTTTTAAAAGTGGTTTTGTTGCCTTGGCAGGAAAGCCTAACGTAGGAAAATCAACATTGATAAACGCTTTGTTGGGTCAAAAAGTGGTTATCGTTTCTGACAAACCACAAACCACAAGAAATAGAGTAAACTGTATATTAACGGAAGATCATTATCAAATAGTCTTTGTAGACACCCCGGGTATTCACAAACCTATAAGAAAAATCGGGGAATACATGGTCAATATCGCAATAAATGCATTGAAAGGTGTTGACCTGATACTTTTTATAATTGATGCAAAGGATGGTTTAAGAAATTCCGATTTAAGAGTTGCTGAACTAGTTGATAAATCAAAAATTCCTACCATTCTTCTTGTCAACAAAGTTGACCTAGTAAAAGATAAAGAAAAAATTAACCTGATGACAGAAAAAATACAAAGTTTGTGTTCGAATATACTTAAAACCATTGAAATTTCCGCTTTGACGGGTAAAAATCTTTTTGAATTAAAACAAAGTATTATAGATTTATTACCCGAAGGTCCCCAATACTACCCAGAAGATATGATCACGGATAAACCGTCAAGGTTCATCATTTCTGAGCTAATTCGGGAAAAAATCTTTCATTTAACAAAGGAAGAGATCCCTCATTCAAGCGGGGTAGTTATAGAAGAATTGAAAGAAAGAGAAAACGGCGTTTTGTACGTAAGAGCAGAAATTTATGTTGAAAAGAAAAGTCAAAAACCTATTATAATAGGTAAAAACGGAAGTATGATTAAAAAGATCGGTCAATTGGCAAGACAAGACATAGAAGAACTTTTTGAAAGAAAAGTCTACCTCGATCTTTACGTAAAGGTTCGTGAAAAATGGAGAGACGACAAAAATATTTTAAATAACGTTATGGAATACAAAGTAGAAGAAACAAAAGATGGAAAGTAAACTTTTGTAAGCAATTTAATCAATTCTAAAAGCCTTGTCAGCTTCTATAATCTCCTTCGCAACATCAACTAACTTTTTGTTGGAATTTCTACTCTTTTTTTGCAAAAATTTCATAGATTCTTCTTCGTTCAATCGTAATCTTTCCATTATGATACCTTTGGCTTTTTCTATTAATTTCCTTGATTCCAAAGTTTCTTTGGTTACTTCTAATTCATTTTTTAAATTCTTAATATCCTCAAATCTAGAAAGAGCGATTTCAATCGCAGCTTTCAAATCTGATTCATCTATTGGCTTTATTAAGTACCCTAATACTCCCAGATTTTTTGCTCTATCGATCAATTCTTCATCATCGTAACCGCTTACAATCAATGTGGGAATAAAAACTTTCTCGCTTATCCTTCTTAATGCCTCCAAACCATTCATAACAGGTAGATTGATATCAGCTATAATCATATCCGGCTT from Petrotoga olearia DSM 13574 encodes:
- a CDS encoding ABC transporter ATP-binding protein, yielding MVEVTNDVSLKVENLSSHVGEFRLKNISFELPGGEVLSILGPSGSGKTVLLRTLAGLNKTESGAIIFEDERIEKYSPRDRKVGFVFQNYAIFPHLDTKLNLGFPLYIGGEKKKEVYKIAIKAAEELDGLPNYLELKPDELPEGMKQLIAFGREKLHDCRLLLLDEPLSQLDRKLHVEMRALLKRFIKELDKTTIAVFSDPEDALSVSDYLAILDDGELLQFGETFDVYQNPSNLKVMELTSRLGLNTIDVEVKDGNVLNKLKVNKEDGNYKLCFRPEEIVIKDEGFEVQTIESHIYDSSHNLVECDFHGKLIRLLVHKNAPEKFNFIPTNPKYYLS
- the era gene encoding GTPase Era, whose protein sequence is MENNGFKSGFVALAGKPNVGKSTLINALLGQKVVIVSDKPQTTRNRVNCILTEDHYQIVFVDTPGIHKPIRKIGEYMVNIAINALKGVDLILFIIDAKDGLRNSDLRVAELVDKSKIPTILLVNKVDLVKDKEKINLMTEKIQSLCSNILKTIEISALTGKNLFELKQSIIDLLPEGPQYYPEDMITDKPSRFIISELIREKIFHLTKEEIPHSSGVVIEELKERENGVLYVRAEIYVEKKSQKPIIIGKNGSMIKKIGQLARQDIEELFERKVYLDLYVKVREKWRDDKNILNNVMEYKVEETKDGK
- a CDS encoding ANTAR domain-containing response regulator, encoding MKDLKVLIAEDEYLILMGLKSNLENLGCKVVGEATNGEELVKLALEKKPDMIIADINLPVMNGLEALRRISEKVFIPTLIVSGYDDEELIDRAKNLGVLGYLIKPIDESDLKAAIEIALSRFEDIKNLKNELEVTKETLESRKLIEKAKGIIMERLRLNEEESMKFLQKKSRNSNKKLVDVAKEIIEADKAFRID